Within the Xiphophorus couchianus chromosome 17, X_couchianus-1.0, whole genome shotgun sequence genome, the region CAACAGGCAACGAGGCCAAGCTCTTTCAAAGGTAAAAGTAACAATTAGTTTATATTCAGCTCTTTTCTATTGCATGACAAATGTCCTAAAGCTTTTTATGTCTCTTTGCCCACTAGCTGTGGGAGGTGTGTGCAGTAAGACTTTAGTGGAGTTGACTGTTGTTCACAGACTTCAGAAGCAGACatgtatttacttaaaaaactgacatcttttcatctttcaggtgttttttttggctttggtttgttttggtttttgtatctttttgttgttgatgacaTTGAATCATCAACAAGTTGATGATGGTGCAGGAGTTTATAATTCAGAAGTGACcaacaaactaaaatgttgcCGAACCAGAAAAACTTACCATCAACATTCAAGATAAACAAAACTGtgtgaaatacttttaaaatgtccccaataagacaaaaaggaagacaatatttgtttcttgttactatttcagataattttatttcatttttttcaatgtagCCTATCTGGTAGGGTAGCACTAAGACTTGCTGTCTGACTGCCGCAATGAAGCcgaacagatttactttcaaaaGTGAAGCATTAAGGCTTTCACTATTATGCTCCACTTGATATTTATATCAACAAAACTTTATTGGTAACTGCTTTGGGTTTATCTAAAAAGTAATAGACACAGAGTCAAaaggaaaatggagaaaaaaacgtATCTGCAGTAATCTGTCCGGATAACAGCATCAGAGAGTCTGGCCTTGAAAACCTGAACAAGCTAATAAGAAGGCTAGCTCTGTTCTAGAGACATGGAGCCTGATGGACCTGTTGTGGAAAATAGATTAGACACACAATGAACAAGTACAACGATAATCTATACTTCGATTACAAGTAATGCAATGTGACTGACCTGAATTGAAGTCAATTGaatgaaagtaaagaaaatgtgcCATTCAGTAAGAACGCACATTGGAATTAGcagttaaaatttgttttgattttagtaaCGAGTCTTTCATACAGTTTCTTTGCTCTTGTTACAGTGGTGTCAACTTGAAAGTTTCCATTCCATCTTCAGGATCCTCCAAAATCACCATTTTACCAAAACTAAAAGGTAAAAGTTGCTATATTGTCATAAATGTGTTACAATGAATCATTGATTGCCTGacatacatggaaaaaatgtaatcagttaTTCTATGTGTGGCTTTCTCAAAACAACTTTGTCCAATGgcattttataatttacatGATGTGTTTGGACTTTATTTCAGATACATAAAACTGAGTTAAATGTGGTTGCATAACATGTAACACATTCATTTAGAAAGACATgcattttacttgaataaacCGTAAAATATTGATTTGCTATGAAACTACGATAATGTAGAACAGCTGTTTGTTCTGCTCAAGTTACTATCATAAAACACAATCATTAAatatcatttgttttttcctccagttCCCAATGAAACAGTCCCTGTTAACATGTCAGGTAAAGTTGCTGTTTGTATAATTGGGTAAAAGTTTAATATCCACAAAGGTGTTTCTGTAAAGTAATGCTGGCATTCACTTTCTATGTCTTAAcatcattttggttttcttttctttttgttcttctgaaTCTCCCCTCATCTAGAAGCCATGAGAGGAGCTGGTCCTGCTGGTTATTACTACCAGGGTGCTTGGCGAGCACTAGACGGCACCACAGTCCATCAGTTTAACAACGCCACAGCAATCAGCCAGTGTCTGAAAGGGAAGGTTCTCCATCTGTATGGAGACTCCACCGTCAGGCAGTGGATTGAATTCTTAATAGCTAAAGTTCCAGGTAGATACTCAGTAGAAATGTTTGACAACAATTCAAATTGGTTCCTTCTGACTTGTTCTCTGTTAAACTTTCAGATCTCAAGAAGTTTGACctgaaaacccccccaaaaactgGGCCCCTTATGGCCTTagattataaaaacaacattttattgacgTTCCGCTGCCACGGCCCTCCCCTCCGTGCTCCTCCATTGCCGGTCAGCCAGTTCCACTTTGTTGCCAACGAACTGGACAGCGTGGTTGGAGGAACAAACACTGTAGTCATTTTTGGCGTCTGGGCACACTTTGGCGTTTACCCTGTGGAGGTCTACATTCGACGTCTGCTGAGCATAAGGAGGGCAGTGGTGCGGCTGTTGACCAGAGCTCCAGATACTCTGGTTATCATCAGGACTGGTAATCCCAAAAAGCTGACGCTACGTGAGTCACTGACCACTGACGATTACTACGCATTGCAACGAGACAAGATACTCAGAGCAATATTCAAAGAAGTTAATGTCCGACTGCTGGACGCCTGGGAGATGACCCAGGCTCACTACCTTCCACATGACCTCCACCCACCTCAGCCCATAATTAAGAATATGATAGATGTTATTTTGTCCCACATATGCTCCCAGAGGTGAAATTTACAGACACATGGAAGAAGTAGAAGACTGTAGATCTGTGTGGTAGATCTGGTAACTATTGGTGATTGGTAACACATACTTACTGTTTGACTTTTGATACAAACAAATCCAGCTGTACGGATTTGTTTGTATCtagatgaggggaaaaaatattaacaaaaagaagCAGATGCAGGGTTTGTGTTTTATGGGAAATGTAAGGACACTTTATGGTGTCTCAAAGCTTTTGTTccattaaatattcaataaaagaACATAACCATAACTATCTAATCTCTGAACAGTCAACATCCTATTTTATCTCAAACGTCTTTTCTCAAGCCTGTTGCCTCTAAGACTTTTTCACAacttaatgtattttgatgTAAATCAATGTAGAGCTCTGCATTAATATGCTCATGTATGCTCGCTATGCTAGCTTAGATCTTGTCAGTTATGTTCTGTGTGGTGTTTTTCAAGAAATTGTCATGATTTGCAGTGTGAGGTGGTGACGCAGACGCAGTGAACCCAGTAGCTGAGaggaatgatgatgatgatgatgatgatttaattAACAAACAATGCACACATAATCCAAAATCCAGGCGGCACAGCTGAGCAGAAAGGCTAAGGTTCaacactggtagcaactggcaAACTAATAGACATCTAGCAACAGACTAGCTCAGACAGCTAAACGGCAAGACAGATCAAACAGACTGGTacgacagagacacaggtggcattaaatacacagagggtaatcacggaactagacacacctgggaacaatcaagaggtagacaggaaaacacagagactcaagacacagaaatccaaaataagcacagagagaaaactcaaatcaacacgGAGAAAACCCAATCTTGACAGAAATGACTCAAATGACATGGTGATCACGGCGCAACACAGTTCTGAAAGTAATGGAGACATGGAGGAAACATTGACATAAACATTTGATAtataaatgactcaaaaaataaTGAGTCAAAGTAATATAGTGAGTTGTGCAGCTAATGTTAACAATAAGAACATttatatctgtttatttttttgcatgttaattaaaaagaacattaaattaGTTAGTTATTAGTGTAATCTGCACTCAGCACTAGTAACATTATTTCCATTACTACAATAGAACGATTCTCTCTGAGTTTTATGTGTGCAGGTCCAGTTCTATGTTTTCATCCTACACTGCAAAGTCAGTGCATCCAAGATGCTATAATCACATTTCTACATTAATACAGTTGTTTAAAtgattagttttttattgatatgacattTCATATGACAATTTTAGACCCACCTTTCAATAAGACAATATAAATTCTACAAATCAATTATGATTATGTGATTAACTTACACATTTGGTTAGAGGACTTGATCAAGACATGAGGCTTAAAGTTTAGGACTTGGACTGGACATGTTAGGTCTGCAGGCTTGTGTGTAGGACAgtggctgtgtttgtgtgtaacttCCAATCAGAAGCAGCTTAACTGGTTCAAGGAGGAAGATACCAGATTGCTTTCCCACCTAGTAGAGTAAACAGGCGCTCCTGAGCTCACCTTTAACTATTTACAAATCACACCTTTAACTATTCCAGTGTGTTTTCGCTTCCTGGACTAGTCTTGTACCCTCATCTTTATCAACTCTTGCCTATAGTTAAGCAGCAATGGCCAAATGAGGCTTTAAAGCCCTTTGATTTGCCCAAAGGTTCATTACTTGGTGCTTCCTTCATTGCTCACCAGTGACATCTAGTGCTGAACTGAAACTGTGACAGCCTTGCCACTCAAATAAATCATACTTCAAAAATATGACAACATGGCAGTGTATGCAAAATTGTAGGGTCCATGGAATCATATTTAACTAAAATGATTGGCACAGAAATGTCCTGCTAAAATATTGACCATCAGCTGTGGTTGTCCTTAATTTTGTGGACTGAAGACGTTTGATGTTTTGTGTCTTGACAGTGACGTGTTTGTTGGGGCAGAGAtggtttgctttgtgtttgttacttCCTTTCTGGAAAAACTAGAATTTGTCTAACTTCTATTTTTCTAGGACTTCTAGTTCTGATTGATTAACAGGTATGCAGAAAATTTCACTCTTCCAGTGGCTGTTAGTCTGTTTCCGCTGCTTGAgggggggggcgtgtgtgtggctAAAAACTCTTAgccaacattttttgttggcTTCCTTTCAGCCACCGCTGATGAATGAAACTCTTCTCGAATGCTGCTATCGCTGCTGTTGAGAAGCAGCGATCGCAGCTTCTGTTGCGATAGCAGCAGAAGCTGCTCCCCGCTGTCATCACCTCCTCGGACAGCGGGGAGGTGATGAGGCCCCGTCAGCCGGTTAGATCCTGAAAACgcgaaaaaaataaaacaaaataaaataaaataccagtGCGACCCCGACTAGGCTGCGGATAGGGCCCTCAACCTGTCTTAGGACTGTGGGACGTTTAAGAGTTTTTAGCCAACATGACTCTTCCTTGTCCTAACTTTGGACAAGACTTGTGATTTAGAGGTCTTCCACTTGAGATTCCAACTGAGATGTAATTGGAAAGACTTGACTCTTACTTCTGATTTGAGAAGCGGTTGGTTGGTTTCACCTCTGCCTTACTGCTCACTGCAATTTGCAACTGTGTTGCTTAGTGGCTGCAAAAAACCGCACTGTGACTGAAAACAGGATGGATTTGAGGAGCGCCGTGTCGAACTGGGCCAACAGCTCCTCTGACACTGCAAACCTCTTACAGGGAAAACGACTTCTGCTGATCCTTTTGTCGTGACACTTCAAGTCACAGAAGATGAAAACTCAGCGTGTGTGGAATGACAAGAATTTCCACAAACATGTTTGTAGACTTGTCTTAGTTGCTACACAAGCATTGCAGAGAGACAGTAACTCAGCTctgcattgttttcaaaatcGATAGTCATTGACCTGGAtgcttttttgattttcttttaacacagaGCCAGATCGAGTTGTCACTGCTACTGGGAGGCCAAGCTTTAAGGAAACGTTTTCCTCTGAAGTACGGATGGCTCGTTCTGTTGTTGGCTGTTGTTGTCTTATGGATCATGTTTAGCAATCCCAACGTCGCTGATCACATAGCCGGTAAATTAGCACAGGTGAGTATTTGTCATCTTTCAAACATGAACTTCAACTTCGTCAGCATTATAGGCTGGTAAAAGTACAGCTTTCAAGTTCAATGaaccaagtttatttgtgtcgcacatttcagcaacaagacagtttaaagtgctttacatcatgaaaacacaaaaatacaaagtcataaaagacaccagaaaaaaaaaaaaaataaattattaagcAGCTTTTCTATCCAATTATGAATTGGTTAATCAAAAGCCTTACCAAATTAACCCTACactgtattatgttttatttattgtaagaATTATGGATAGAAAATGTGGTTAATACAACAatcgttagctgcagccctagTTCATTTAGTTATGGGTGCTTTTTGACTGATAACTCCCAATCTTTGGGAAAGCTTCTGGACCTGAAAAGTATCAAAACCCAAATGGGAAAAAGAAGGAATTGTTgggttttcaaacaaaatattcagttataGTTTTATGCTAATGCAGGGTCACCTCAATATATAATTGAGGAAGCTATCATAATTAATCAGTAATTTGTAAAGAAACTATGATTTTATGGCACTTGATTTGTTCAATCTCTAAACTTTATTCTCTAGTTGAAGAACAAAGTCCCGACCACTGAGGCTCTGATTCCCACCACCAGAACTCTGAAACGTCCCACTGAGCCTCCTAAGCCAACCAGTTTCTGCTCCTTCCACTCTGTGTTACCTGAAGACGCTCTTGAGTTGGAATTTTTAAAGAACTACATCACCTGGCCTGAAACACCATCTGTCCCAGCCAACTTCTGTCTGAATGACACCAGTCATCCCGCTCACAGCACGTTCACCATTCTTCCACGTGACGGAGGGGGAAGTTGGCATGTTGGTGATCAGCTGGAGGTTTTGATCAAAATTAATGACTTTCTTGGTCGCCCCAAGAAATCTGGCGGAGACGTCCTGTTTGCTCGGCTGCACAACCGAACTGTTCAGGCAGGCGTGGTGGGGAAAGTCTTTGATCATCGCAACGGTTCCTACACGGCTGTATTCTCTTTACTATGGGAAGGAAGCGCACAGGTTGAGGTaagactgaatgtttttctcttaaatgaGCAAATAGTGTGACCTAGATAAGATCTCCTTTGTTACTTTCTCCTAAATAAGCTTTTTGTGTCGCGAGTTCTGGATATCGAGGACCTGAAAGCTCAGAGTAGGAGGGTAATGTGTTagatccattttttaaatttggccTGAGTTTAATCTGCCTGTTTTTACCACAATGTTTATACACAAaccttttttcctcttgttgTCTATCATGCAGTCAGAAATTTGAAAGGTGGTGACTGATGTGAAAAAGGAGAAActtactttttgaaatatttgaccTGTTTGACCCAGGAGTGTCTGATGAAGTTTACCACAGCCAAACCAAACGTTGCTGTTTCTCTTGACAACCAGGCTATAAAAAAACGTTTCTTGAGTATTGGGAAGTATAGTCAAACCTTCAGTATTTCTGAGGTACATTAGGAAATTGAATAAAAGTGAGTCTaattaatagataaaaaaacaGCTAGGAAAGAGCAGGACATTAAAGATAGCTCAGGGAGAACTGATTAATGCAATAAACATAGCAGAATTAAACAGCTCAACCATTTACTAAGGTTGAGctgaaagagaaaggaaaataagaGACAGAACATAAACTCAacagaaatgacacaaaaacaaaaggagcaaAGACAACATGGCAAACTACAGTAACTGGAtcattaaactaaaatgaagcCCCAATTAACACATAGTCAAATAATGTACAGTACAAAGTCCCAAGATAAGCATGACGTTCTTGAACTCATTTTGTTTCTCCACAAAACAAGCAGAGTGCAACTTAGAGCAATAAATACACAATATCACCACAGTATATTGTTCATAACCTTTACAAAGACtgctt harbors:
- the LOC114160739 gene encoding NXPE family member 3-like produces the protein MFSNPNVADHIAGKLAQLKNKVPTTEALIPTTRTLKRPTEPPKPTSFCSFHSVLPEDALELEFLKNYITWPETPSVPANFCLNDTSHPAHSTFTILPRDGGGSWHVGDQLEVLIKINDFLGRPKKSGGDVLFARLHNRTVQAGVVGKVFDHRNGSYTAVFSLLWEGSAQVEVTLVHSSEAVTVLERVNLEKPGRIFFQSLFRSGSVTEDANCNVCLKAPPEQLCNFTDTHTGEPWFCYKPKTLKCEHRVSHAFKGLVPHPTGNEAKLFQSGVNLKVSIPSSGSSKITILPKLKVPNETVPVNMSAMRGAGPAGYYYQGAWRALDGTTVHQFNNATAISQCLKGKVLHLYGDSTVRQWIEFLIAKVPDLKKFDLKTPPKTGPLMALDYKNNILLTFRCHGPPLRAPPLPVSQFHFVANELDSVVGGTNTVVIFGVWAHFGVYPVEVYIRRLLSIRRAVVRLLTRAPDTLVIIRTGNPKKLTLRESLTTDDYYALQRDKILRAIFKEVNVRLLDAWEMTQAHYLPHDLHPPQPIIKNMIDVILSHICSQR